A section of the Eublepharis macularius isolate TG4126 chromosome 1, MPM_Emac_v1.0, whole genome shotgun sequence genome encodes:
- the LOC129336312 gene encoding uncharacterized protein LOC129336312: MQPVEVPQRKGSNKAKRGAARARHHDSRSPSSSPERSTSRRRRRSAKRRRTGRERGSHRRHHEDSDSDWTTDGEVLCTGSRGSTHPRSISGGAMAGWRDIVMQGVFSSVAPSTLKSYSAAQERFVAFTWGARGGALRPPSQEEVLRYLAHLRALGRAPRTTRHDLAAVVITIRRSKTDQRGPKKSVWICGHSIVHWAGKYAASSGWGRHLGLEDCLRIHWMGVRGMLWDSLLPLLVRQARRLGPPDALVIQLGENDLGKREGPDLQRAMCSDLVKLQGLFPQTALIWSDLLQRQVWRGARCPKKVDGIRQRVARALRRHVEETGGRFVAHWDISYRIAPLFSPDGVHLSSWGQDIWLQDLRDGLLGWCQQ; this comes from the exons atgcagcCCGTTGAGGTCCCCCAACGGAAGGGGAGCAACAAGGCGAAGAGAGGTGCGGCGCGAGCCAGGCACCACGACTCACGCTCCCCCTCATCCAGCCCAGAGCGCTCCACCAGCAGGCGTCGCAGGAGGTCGGCCAAGAGGAGGAGGACGGGCCGCGAGAGAGGAAGCCACCGTCGGCATCATGAGGATTCAGACAGCGACTGGACCACAG atggagaggttctttgcaCTGGCTCCAGAGGCTCAACGCACCCCCGATCCATTTCCGGAGGAGCTATGGCTGGCTGGAGAGACATCGTGATGCAGGGAGTATTTAGTTCAGTGGCCCCGTCCACGCTCAAGTCCTACTCGGCAGCGCAGGAGCGCTTCGTGGCGTTCACTTGGGGGGCGAGGGGTGGGGCTTTACGGCCCCCCTCTCAGGAGGAGGTGCTCCGCTACCTGGCCCACCTGCGGGCCCTGGGGCGGGCCCCCCGCACCACGAGGCATGACTTAGCAGCA GTGGTCATCACCATTCGAcgctccaagacggaccagcgcg GACCAAAGAAGTCGGTTTGGATTTGCGGACACAGCATCGTCCATTGGGCTGGAAAGTATGCAGCGTCATCTGGCTGGGGCCGCCACCTGGGCTTGGAAGACTGCCTGCGGATCCACTGGATGGGCGTGCGGGGAATGCTCTGGGACTCCCTTCTCCCGTTGTTGGTTCGTCAGGCCCGGCGGCTGGGCCCTCCAGATGCATTGGTCATCCAACTCGGGGAGAACGACTTGGGCAAGCGGGAGGGGCCCGATCTGCAGCGGGCCATGTGCTCTGACCTGGTCAAACTACAAGGACTCTTCCCCCAGACGGCCTTGATCTGGTCGGACTTACTCCAGAGGCAGGTCTGGCGGGGGGCGCGGTGCCCCAAGAAAGTCGACGGCATCAGGCAGAGGGTTGCTCGGGCCCTGCGTCGCCACGTCGAGGAAACTGGTGGTCGTTTCGTCGCACACTGGGACATTTCGTACCGCATcgccccccttttctcccccgatggggttcacctgtcaagctgggggcaggacatctGGCTCCAAGACCTGCGGGATGGCTTGTTGGGCTGGTGCCAGcagtag